In one Coccinella septempunctata chromosome 6, icCocSept1.1, whole genome shotgun sequence genomic region, the following are encoded:
- the LOC123315129 gene encoding RAD50-interacting protein 1-like, whose product MMNNIKIKSFENLQLNFGNDLLDSKKCKLIYHSLIQKKQSLLSKLNVRNIDCPIEVTELIENDLDGIYGTRRKYEDLLHKVNVLQITKQYIRVIQKLEYFNVELEREYKSKDYEKCVTIFANLCEINWNLKYLDNFYLNNIICGVQKYWHDILKSSLSESFEETLKSIKWPFVNANFSLQTPPQNAIDGLKLLTEYLLQIELSNDPFDSIALSMSTSCLSAPTFLMIQPLRKRFIYHFYGPRQTNRLDKPEWYFTQILTWIRDHKEFLHKWIQPVVDKLGYCHLDIELEFMVGLVQLAVEKLHADIGKAQYDDFTFSHTVDEALSFDKELRISYDYPVIQAGVLGVLTQAQVFIKWISMERKFALEKMDNILSSSELAFEPLDSDIDNLKVTVCADAFMTLLKRITDRYESLPQPGHRLQFLELQLELLDDFRVRLIQIAKAEEGNVIESKVPMIANTLFYMENVLLDWGNTLHHLNLYYYKSKSENISPTVLLPDIDDSTLENEAQSVFTETLLLYGDMRRFLISTMSEFVMEEIESKSQNYIREDWSKMKVDKDFKNLSLTPSACSMFEVIAKRLHQLQKSLADKIFSIIWKSLAQQLDNYLFEELIWNKKLEKGGILQLRYDIERNLFPLFSQFTDKPEGHFKQLLGSLQTCNI is encoded by the exons ATGatgaataatataaaaataaaatcgtTTGAAAATTTACAACTTAATTTCGGAAATGACTTACTGGATTCAAAAAAATGTAAATTAATCTATCATTCTTTAATTCAGAAGAAGCAATCTTTACTATCAAAATTGAATGTCAGAAATATTGACTGCCCTATTG AAGTCACTGAACTAATTGAGAATGATTTGGATGGAATATATGGAACTAGAAGAAAATACGAGGATCTATTACATAAAGTGAATGTTCTACAAATTACCAAACAGTATATAAGAGTGATACAAAAACTGGAATATTTCAATGTTGAATTAGAAAGAGAATACAAAAGTAAAGACTATGAAAAGTGTGTAACTATATTTGCTAATTTATGTGAAATTAACTGGAACTTGAAATATTTAGATaatttctatttgaataatattatttgtgGCGTCCAAAAGTACTGGCATGACATTCTGAAGAGTAGTTTATCTGAAAGTTTTGAGGAGACTTTGAAATCAATCAAGTGGCCTTTTGTAAATGCAAATTTTAGTCTTCAAACACCCCCTCAAAATGCAATAGATGGACTGAAACTTCTTACTGAGTATCTTCTTCAAATTGAATTATCTAATGATCCTTTCGATTCGATAGCATTATCTATGAGTACATCTTGTTTGAGTGCACCAACATTTCTGATGATACAGCCACTTAGAAAACgttttatttatcatttttatggTCCACGTCAAACTAACCGTTTGGATAAGCCAGAGTGGTATTTTACACAAATTTTAACATGGATAAGAGACCATAAGGAGTTTTTGCATAAATGGATTCAGCCCGTTGTTGATAAATTGGGGTACTGCCATTTAGACATTGAGCTTGAATTTATGGTGGGGTTGGTTCAAttagctgttgaaaaactacatGCAGACATTGGGAAGGCACAGTATGATGATTTCACATTCTCACACACAGTTGATGAAGCTTTGAGCTTTGATAAAGAGTTAAGAATTTCTTATGATTATCCAGTTATACAAGCAGGAGTATTAGGTGTACTTACTCAAGCACAAGTATTCATTAAGTGGATTTCAATGGAAAGAAAATTTGCCTTGGAAAAAATGGACAATATTCTTTCATCTTCTGAACTAGCATTTGAACCTCTAGACTCTGATATAGATAACTTGAAGGTGACGGTTTGTGCTGATGCATTTATGACACTTTTGAAACGGATAACAGATAGGTATGAAAGCTTGCCACAACCTGGTCATCGACTTCAATTTTTAGAGCTACAATTGGAGTTATTAGATGATTTCAGAGTTCGATTGATTCAAATTGCAAAAGCAGAAGAAGGTAATGTAATAGAATCTAAGGTACCCATGATTGCCAATACTttattttatatggaaaatGTCTTGTTGGATTGGGGAAACACTCTCCATCATCTGAATTTATACTATTACAAGTCTAAATCAGAAAATATTAGTCCAACTGTGTTATTACCAGATATTGACGATTCTACTTTAGAAAATGAGGCACAAAGTGTTTTCACTGAAACATTATTGCTATATGGGGATATGAGAAGATTTTTAATTTCTACAATGTCTGAATTTGTTATGGAGGAGATTGAAAGCAAAAGCCAAAATTACATCAGAGAAGATTGGTCCAAGATGAAAGTCGATAaagattttaaaaatttatcactAACGCCATCTGCCTGTTCAATGTTTGAAGTTATAGCAAAAAGATTGCATCAGTTGCAAAAGTCTTTGGCAGATAAGATTTTCTCTATTATATGGAAATCATTGGCCCAACAATTGGATAATTACTTATTTGAAGAATTGATTTGGAACAAAAAATTGGAGAAAGGAGGCATTCTTCAGTTGAGATATGATATTGAAAGAAACTTATTTCCATTATTTTCCCAATTCACTGATAAACCAGAAGGTCATTTCAAACAATTGCTTGGGTCACTACAAACATGTAACATATGA